The Methylomicrobium lacus LW14 genome window below encodes:
- a CDS encoding transglutaminase-like cysteine peptidase, with amino-acid sequence MPEAPGISSEELQAIEARFGVEARERVQSWRHAIADNQSQPVTEKLNIANQWFNRLKFEDDSVHWHREDYWATPIETLVTNGGDCEDFSIGKYFTLKELGIADQCLRLTYVKSLTLNKPHMVLDYQCDGGAASLVLDNIVPVILPSVERTDLVPVYSFNAGGLWLAKQQGMGQQVGGSERLSLWTELLGRITRPFSSSRNF; translated from the coding sequence TTGCCCGAAGCGCCCGGCATCTCCTCGGAAGAATTGCAGGCTATCGAAGCGCGTTTCGGGGTCGAGGCGCGCGAACGCGTCCAGTCCTGGCGGCATGCGATTGCAGACAATCAATCGCAACCGGTTACGGAAAAGCTCAATATCGCCAATCAATGGTTTAACCGGCTGAAGTTCGAAGATGACAGCGTGCATTGGCACCGGGAAGATTATTGGGCGACTCCGATAGAAACCTTGGTCACCAACGGCGGCGATTGCGAAGATTTTTCGATCGGCAAATATTTTACGCTGAAGGAGCTGGGTATCGCTGATCAGTGTTTGCGATTGACCTATGTCAAATCGCTGACGCTGAACAAGCCGCACATGGTGTTGGATTACCAATGCGATGGCGGCGCGGCCAGTCTGGTGCTCGACAATATCGTGCCGGTGATCCTGCCGTCGGTCGAACGCACCGACTTAGTGCCCGTTTACAGCTTCAACGCGGGCGGACTCTGGCTAGCCAAGCAGCAAGGCATGGGGCAGCAGGTCGGCGGTTCCGAGCGCTTAAGCCTGTGGACGGAGCTCTTGGGGCGTATTACCCGGCCGTTTAGCTCAAGCCGGAATTTTTGA
- the tgt gene encoding tRNA guanosine(34) transglycosylase Tgt, whose translation MEFKLLSTDGAARRGRLVFQRGVVETPIFMPVGTYGAVKSLTPEDLTGLGAQIILGNTFHLMLRPGMDVIKTHGSLHEFMRWDKPILTDSGGFQVFSLGALRKITEQGVTFRSPIDGSKIFMGPEESMQVQMDLGSDIVMIFDECTPYPATVQQAADSMRLSLRWAERSKKAHGDNPSALFGIVQGGMYEHLRTESLAGLVDIGFDGYAIGGLSVGEPKEEMMATLDFLAPKMPADKPRYLMGVGTPEDLVEAVRRGIDMFDCVMPTRNARNGHLFTRFGVIKIRNSQYQADTRPLDEDCGCYTCRNYSRSYLRHLDKCGEMLGSRLNTIHNLYYYLSLMGEIREAIERQDLENFVGEFYLRRGKTAPVMA comes from the coding sequence ATGGAATTCAAATTACTCAGCACCGACGGCGCCGCCCGTCGCGGCCGTCTGGTTTTTCAGCGCGGCGTGGTCGAAACGCCGATCTTCATGCCGGTCGGCACCTATGGCGCGGTCAAATCGCTGACGCCGGAGGATTTGACCGGCCTCGGCGCCCAGATCATCCTCGGCAACACCTTTCACTTGATGCTCAGACCCGGCATGGACGTGATCAAGACGCACGGCAGCCTGCATGAGTTCATGCGCTGGGACAAGCCGATCCTGACCGATTCCGGCGGTTTTCAGGTATTCAGTCTCGGTGCGCTGCGCAAGATTACCGAACAGGGCGTGACCTTCCGCTCGCCGATCGACGGCAGCAAGATTTTCATGGGGCCGGAAGAGTCGATGCAGGTACAGATGGATTTAGGTTCGGACATCGTGATGATTTTCGACGAATGCACGCCGTATCCCGCGACCGTGCAGCAGGCGGCCGATTCGATGCGATTGTCGCTGCGCTGGGCCGAACGCAGCAAGAAAGCGCACGGCGACAATCCGTCGGCGTTATTCGGCATCGTGCAGGGCGGTATGTACGAGCATTTGCGCACCGAATCGCTCGCCGGCCTGGTCGATATCGGCTTCGACGGCTATGCGATCGGCGGGCTGTCGGTCGGCGAACCGAAGGAAGAAATGATGGCGACTTTGGATTTTTTGGCACCGAAGATGCCGGCCGACAAGCCGCGTTACCTGATGGGCGTCGGCACGCCGGAGGATCTGGTCGAGGCGGTCCGGCGCGGCATCGACATGTTCGATTGCGTGATGCCGACCCGCAACGCGCGCAACGGCCATCTCTTTACCCGTTTCGGCGTGATCAAGATCCGGAACAGCCAGTATCAGGCCGACACGCGGCCGCTCGACGAAGACTGCGGCTGTTATACCTGCCGGAATTATTCCCGTTCCTATCTTCGCCATCTGGACAAATGCGGCGAAATGCTGGGCTCGCGGCTCAATACGATACACAATCTTTATTACTATCTGAGTCTGATGGGGGAAATTCGCGAAGCGATCGAAAGGCAGGATCTGGAGAATTTTGTCGGCGAATTTTACCTGCGACGAGGCAAAACAGCGCCGGTTATGGCATAA